From one Lolium rigidum isolate FL_2022 chromosome 4, APGP_CSIRO_Lrig_0.1, whole genome shotgun sequence genomic stretch:
- the LOC124706288 gene encoding protein PELOTA 1-like — MKLVTRNLVPNGPGSVKLLPQIEDDLWDAYNLIAVGDTVEAVTVRKIGGRDTERVKLTLEIAVQSVEYATEDSLMRVRGKNQTKNEYVQIGQYHTLELEIKRPFILRKEVWDWPALDRIQQSCDETAANADLAVLLMQEGLAHLFLVGRSVTATRARIEVPIPRKHGCAMAAYDTALNDFFGRVLDAFLNHVDFGLVQCVVIASPGFTKDQFRDYMLLQATRRGDMRAVTENKARIVLARAPSGYPHSLKDVLGEKSVMAQIKDTKAAQEVPAMQEFYDMITKDSDRACYGPKHVEFANERLAIKTLLLTDTWFRSPDVAARRKYVDLAEAVKKLGGTVRVFSSMNVSGHQLEQVTGIAAVLRFPLPDLDHIEM, encoded by the coding sequence ATGAAGCTCGTCACGCGAAACCTCGTCCCCAACGGGCCCGGCTCCGTCAAGCTGCTGCCGCAGATTGAGGACGACCTGTGGGACGCGTACAACCTCATCGCCGTCGGTGACACCGTGGAGGCCGTCACGGTTCGGAAGATCGGGGGCCGCGACACGGAGCGCGTGAAGCTGACGCTGGAGATCGCGGTGCAGTCGGTGGAGTACGCCACGGAGGACTCGCTGATGCGCGTGCGCGGCAAGAACCAGACCAAGAACGAGTACGTCCAGATCGGGCAGTACCACACGCTGGAGCTGGAGATCAAGCGGCCCTTCATCCTCCGGAAGGAGGTCTGGGACTGGCCGGCGCTCGACAGGATCCAGCAGTCGTGCGACGAGACGGCCGCCAACGCCGACCTTGCGGTGCTCCTCATGCAGGAGGGGCTGGCCCACCTCTTCCTCGTGGGGCGGAGCGTGACGGCCACCAGGGCGCGCATCGAGGTGCCCATCCCCAGGAAGCACGGCTGCGCCATGGCCGCCTACGACACGGCGCTCAACGACTTCTTCGGCCGCGTCCTCGACGCCTTCCTCAACCACGTCGACTTCGGCCTCGTCCAGTGTGTCGTCATCGCCAGCCCCGGATTCACCAAGGACCAGTTCCGCGACTACATGCTCCTGCAGGCCACGCGGCGGGGCGACATGCGCGCCGTCACCGAGAAcaaggcgcgcatcgtgctcgccAGGGCGCCCTCCGGGTACCCGCACAGCCTCAAGGACGTCCTCGGCGAGAAGAGCGTCATGGCGCAGATCAAGGACACCAAGGCCGCGCAGGAGGTCCCGGCCATGCAGGAGTTCTACGACATGATCACCAAGGACTCGGACCGGGCCTGCTATGGCCCCAAGCACGTGGAGTTTGCCAATGAGCGGCTGGCCATCAAGACTCTCCTGCTGACGGATACGTGGTTCAGGAGCCCCGACGTTGCTGCCAGACGCAAGTATGTCGACCTCGCCGAAGCCGTGAAGAAGCTCGGCGGCACCGTGCGGGTCTTTTCGTCCATGAATGTCTCCGGCCATCAGCTCGAGCAGGTCACGGGAATAGCTGCCGTACTTCGTTTTCCACTTCCCGATTTGGACCACATCGAGATGTGA